The proteins below are encoded in one region of Rhizobacter sp.:
- a CDS encoding aldolase — protein sequence MKFLMITNDPDMARFATGRGVDRVFVDLELLGKVERQGHLSTVISRHCLEDVATVRPAVPPGGLLVRVNPLHESIEREIDAVIEAGADIIMLPMFRSPAEVARFSAAVGGRARTCLLVETAAAAENLRDCVRVPGIDEVHIGLNDLHLDLGLRFMFEPVANGLVDRLAAVLRDEGVPFGIGGLARVGEGLLPAELLLAEHARLGSTGAILSRTFHRQAKSVAEIEADMDFGAELAKLRAALKGHLLAPAALLDERHSEVQRRVAGIIAGMQARVFAGAPGV from the coding sequence ATGAAGTTCCTGATGATCACCAACGATCCCGACATGGCGCGTTTCGCGACTGGGCGAGGGGTCGACCGTGTCTTTGTCGACCTGGAGTTGCTCGGCAAGGTCGAGCGCCAGGGTCACCTAAGCACAGTCATTAGCCGTCATTGTCTCGAGGACGTGGCCACGGTGCGCCCGGCGGTGCCTCCGGGCGGTTTGCTGGTACGTGTCAATCCCTTGCACGAGTCCATCGAGCGTGAGATCGACGCCGTGATCGAGGCGGGCGCCGACATCATCATGCTCCCCATGTTCCGCTCGCCGGCCGAGGTAGCCCGTTTCTCCGCCGCCGTGGGTGGGCGGGCGCGGACCTGCCTGCTGGTGGAGACGGCTGCCGCTGCCGAGAACCTGCGCGACTGTGTTCGCGTTCCAGGTATCGACGAAGTCCACATCGGACTGAACGATCTGCACCTGGACCTCGGCTTGCGCTTCATGTTCGAGCCGGTCGCGAACGGGCTTGTCGATCGGCTGGCGGCTGTTCTGCGCGACGAGGGCGTCCCTTTCGGTATTGGAGGGCTGGCGCGGGTGGGCGAGGGTCTGCTACCAGCGGAACTCCTGCTGGCCGAGCACGCCCGCCTGGGATCGACAGGGGCCATTCTGTCGCGCACCTTCCATCGGCAGGCCAAGAGCGTGGCCGAGATCGAGGCCGATATGGACTTTGGCGCCGAGCTGGCCAAGTTACGTGCGGCGCTGAAGGGGCACCTGTTGGCGCCCGCTGCCTTGCTCGACGAACGCCACAGTGAAGTGCAACGCCGCGTCGCCGGCATCATCGCCGGCATGCAGGCACGTGTCTTCGCCGGAGCGCCGGGTGTCTAA
- a CDS encoding SLBB domain-containing protein gives MREVPEKEVKGPVRKALTEVSPGGTEFQSFVNRNYGRWLPIYGLDAFSTQDQGFDAPVNSAPTDHYEIGPGDEIRVKVTGGVEMNANLVVDNTGFITLPRVGPILLAGVKRGELQQVIGRAVSRYYVGYTLHVYTGTLRTISVYVVGQAARPGGYRVPATSSVLNALYVAGGVSAGGSLRTIRLMRGGQQVSTFDFYEFIANGSTAGDLPLRNGDVVHVGVAGPRVALLGSANVQAIFELAPQGTSLRSLLALAGGLPSVARSEMVTIDRIDPTQPAAPKDVISVDLSSVAPDVQLKDGDVISLQAVGARYNNMVSVRGHVFQPIRRSYRPGLRVSDLIPDARALYAPETMVAKNDLALGIDAAPAARGTARSMQLDGQGEDRVLRTPLATRSAERLVPADNINWNLASIERLDETTGQTQLFHFNLGKALAARGGADDPELRPGDQVVVYGDRNLRLPEELRTRFARIEGEVVSAGVYQLSRGETLRQLLARAGGPSQRAFLYGLKITRQAQVLDQREQLQKAASLLEDAISRQVGLSFGSDLTAEQKSLSDSMAIEMRRRAQMLRNQRPEGRIVLDLPFGVTAQQLPDLPLEDGDVVMIPAVPNHVTVAGAVYNPVTTMWMSGSTFANYIESAVPKKNADMREIYVVRANGRAEVVTQRGFFSNNLNGEARPGDTIFVPEEPVELSSTSAWLRGLRDWSQVIFQLVVGASVAKGL, from the coding sequence GTGCGCGAGGTGCCCGAGAAGGAGGTGAAAGGGCCTGTGCGCAAGGCCCTCACCGAGGTGTCGCCAGGAGGCACGGAATTCCAGTCATTCGTCAACCGGAACTACGGGCGCTGGCTGCCGATCTACGGCCTGGACGCCTTCAGCACCCAGGACCAAGGGTTTGACGCTCCCGTCAACAGCGCGCCAACCGACCACTACGAGATCGGCCCGGGCGACGAGATCCGTGTGAAGGTGACGGGCGGGGTTGAGATGAATGCCAACCTGGTGGTGGACAACACCGGCTTCATCACGCTACCGCGTGTCGGCCCGATCCTCTTGGCAGGGGTGAAGCGTGGCGAGTTGCAGCAGGTGATCGGTCGGGCTGTCTCCCGCTACTACGTCGGCTATACCTTGCACGTCTATACCGGCACGCTACGAACCATATCTGTGTACGTTGTCGGACAGGCTGCGCGTCCTGGCGGCTACCGGGTTCCGGCGACAAGCTCGGTCCTCAATGCGTTGTATGTCGCAGGCGGCGTGTCCGCCGGCGGGAGCTTGCGGACCATCCGCCTTATGCGTGGCGGTCAGCAGGTCAGCACCTTCGATTTCTACGAATTCATCGCCAACGGATCGACGGCTGGTGACCTGCCGCTACGCAATGGTGACGTTGTCCATGTTGGCGTGGCAGGCCCGCGGGTTGCTCTGCTCGGCTCTGCCAACGTACAGGCAATCTTCGAACTCGCGCCTCAAGGCACCAGCTTGCGCTCGCTGCTTGCGCTCGCAGGAGGTCTGCCGAGCGTTGCACGATCTGAGATGGTCACCATCGACCGAATCGATCCCACGCAGCCCGCCGCGCCCAAGGATGTGATTTCGGTCGACCTGTCGTCCGTCGCCCCGGACGTGCAGCTAAAGGATGGCGACGTCATTTCGCTGCAGGCGGTCGGGGCGCGCTACAACAACATGGTGTCGGTGCGCGGGCATGTCTTCCAACCGATCCGTCGCTCGTACCGACCGGGTCTGCGCGTCAGTGACCTAATCCCCGATGCGCGGGCGCTGTACGCCCCGGAGACGATGGTGGCGAAGAATGATCTGGCGCTCGGCATCGATGCGGCGCCTGCTGCGCGTGGTACGGCGCGTTCTATGCAGCTGGACGGCCAGGGGGAAGATCGGGTCCTTCGAACGCCTCTGGCGACCCGAAGCGCGGAACGTCTGGTGCCAGCCGACAACATCAACTGGAACCTCGCCTCAATCGAACGTCTGGACGAGACGACGGGGCAGACCCAGCTCTTCCATTTCAATCTGGGTAAGGCACTCGCCGCCCGGGGTGGCGCGGACGACCCAGAGCTGCGGCCCGGCGACCAGGTCGTGGTGTATGGAGATCGCAATTTGAGGTTGCCCGAGGAGCTCCGCACCCGCTTCGCCCGTATCGAGGGAGAGGTGGTGAGCGCCGGTGTCTACCAGCTCTCCCGTGGCGAGACTTTGCGCCAGCTGCTGGCCCGTGCGGGAGGTCCTTCGCAGCGGGCCTTCCTCTACGGCCTCAAGATTACCCGTCAGGCTCAAGTCCTCGATCAGCGCGAGCAGCTCCAGAAGGCGGCGTCGCTGCTCGAGGACGCCATCTCCCGGCAGGTGGGGCTTTCCTTCGGATCCGATCTCACAGCCGAGCAGAAGTCGCTCTCCGATTCGATGGCCATCGAAATGCGCCGGCGTGCGCAGATGCTGCGCAACCAGCGCCCCGAAGGTCGCATCGTGCTCGATCTGCCGTTCGGAGTGACTGCGCAGCAGTTGCCCGATCTGCCGCTCGAGGACGGCGACGTCGTCATGATCCCCGCCGTACCCAACCACGTGACGGTGGCTGGCGCCGTGTACAACCCGGTCACGACGATGTGGATGTCGGGCAGCACCTTCGCCAACTACATCGAGTCGGCCGTGCCGAAAAAGAATGCAGATATGCGAGAGATCTATGTCGTGCGCGCCAATGGTCGGGCTGAGGTGGTGACGCAACGCGGCTTCTTTTCGAACAACCTCAACGGTGAGGCCCGCCCGGGCGACACCATCTTCGTACCCGAGGAGCCGGTCGAGCTCAGTTCGACATCCGCGTGGCTGCGTGGCTTGAGGGATTGGTCGCAGGTGATCTTCCAATTGGTCGTCGGCGCATCCGTGGCCAAGGGGTTGTGA
- a CDS encoding polysaccharide biosynthesis protein, with protein MLRSHIGKTLANLSQPAKLGVMVGVDAVFLPLCVLASVTLRLGSVDEAVQSALALQVALGLLTLPVLGMAGLYRTVVRYIDLRVVAASSAALAVVVVAVFLLARAFEFHAIPRSALLIYWFAAFTYVVTSRFVARDLLRQGLKRAGRPRLRTAIYGAGEAGVQLAQSMKFSQEYRAVCFLDDERWLHRRTVAGLRVFPPSALDDAIYRLDVEQVVVAIPSASRSQQRELIAKLEHVGLPIKIVPGLVDLVNGHASVSDIREVDVADLLGRDPVPPQAALFSKNITGKVVLVTGAGGSIGSELCRQIASQHPRRLVLLDHSEFALYSIDHELRQTAASIEIVARLGSVLDEPLLQRLLSENAVQTVYHAAAYKHVPMVENNVQQGIRNNIMGTQVVSRAALAQRVETCVLISTDKAVRPTNVMGASKRAAELIFQAAAHRSGSTVFSMVRFGNVLGSSGSVVPLFKQQIRSGGPITITHPDIIRYFMLIPEAAQLVIQAGAMARGGEVFVLDMGEPVRIADLARSMIRLSGLTERTPDQPNGDIEIKFVGLRPGEKLFEELLIGEEETPSDHPRIMCARERYIDPLLLDKMIDSLRVCCDSNDVEGMLRQVRNLVPEFRSPEEVNREGRNSSHRR; from the coding sequence ATGCTGCGCAGCCACATCGGCAAAACCCTGGCAAACCTTTCGCAGCCTGCCAAGCTGGGGGTCATGGTTGGCGTAGATGCCGTGTTCCTTCCCCTGTGCGTTCTTGCCTCTGTCACTCTGCGTCTGGGCTCTGTCGACGAGGCAGTACAGAGCGCACTAGCGTTGCAGGTGGCACTCGGTCTGCTCACGTTGCCAGTCCTTGGCATGGCCGGTCTCTACCGCACCGTCGTCCGCTACATTGACCTTCGAGTGGTGGCGGCTTCCAGTGCAGCGCTCGCGGTGGTCGTTGTCGCGGTATTTCTACTCGCGCGCGCCTTTGAGTTCCACGCGATCCCGCGCTCCGCTTTGCTCATCTATTGGTTCGCCGCTTTTACTTACGTCGTGACCTCGCGCTTTGTCGCTCGTGACCTCTTGCGCCAGGGTCTCAAGCGCGCGGGCCGCCCTCGCCTGCGAACCGCGATCTACGGTGCCGGAGAAGCCGGGGTGCAGTTGGCTCAAAGCATGAAGTTCAGCCAGGAATACCGCGCGGTTTGTTTTCTTGACGATGAGCGCTGGCTGCACCGGCGCACCGTTGCGGGACTGCGCGTCTTCCCCCCCTCCGCCTTGGATGACGCAATCTATCGCCTCGATGTGGAGCAGGTCGTTGTAGCCATTCCGTCTGCTAGCAGATCGCAACAGCGCGAACTCATCGCCAAACTTGAGCACGTGGGCCTGCCCATCAAAATCGTGCCTGGCCTGGTCGACCTGGTGAACGGCCACGCATCCGTTTCTGACATCAGAGAGGTTGACGTTGCCGATCTGCTTGGAAGAGACCCGGTCCCACCCCAGGCTGCTCTTTTCTCGAAGAACATCACTGGCAAGGTCGTGCTGGTGACAGGTGCAGGAGGTTCCATCGGCAGTGAGCTGTGCCGCCAGATCGCGTCGCAGCACCCACGTCGACTGGTACTGCTAGACCACTCTGAGTTCGCGCTGTATTCCATTGATCACGAACTCCGACAAACGGCGGCCAGCATCGAAATCGTGGCGCGACTTGGCTCAGTGCTTGACGAACCGCTGCTGCAACGTCTACTGAGCGAAAACGCAGTACAGACGGTCTACCACGCCGCCGCATACAAGCATGTGCCGATGGTGGAGAACAACGTCCAGCAGGGCATTCGCAACAACATCATGGGGACGCAGGTCGTTTCCCGCGCCGCACTCGCGCAACGTGTTGAAACCTGTGTGCTGATCTCGACCGACAAGGCAGTCCGACCCACCAATGTCATGGGGGCGTCAAAGCGCGCCGCCGAGCTGATATTTCAAGCAGCGGCGCATCGCAGCGGATCAACCGTGTTCTCGATGGTTCGCTTCGGCAATGTCTTGGGCTCTTCTGGCTCGGTGGTACCGCTCTTTAAACAGCAGATTCGCTCAGGTGGCCCTATCACCATTACTCACCCGGACATCATCCGCTACTTCATGCTCATTCCTGAAGCCGCGCAACTGGTGATTCAGGCAGGCGCAATGGCGCGTGGCGGAGAGGTGTTCGTGTTGGACATGGGCGAGCCGGTCCGTATTGCCGATCTGGCGCGCTCGATGATCCGTTTGTCTGGGCTGACTGAACGCACTCCAGACCAACCCAACGGCGACATCGAGATCAAGTTCGTCGGCCTGCGACCCGGCGAAAAACTCTTCGAAGAGCTGCTCATCGGCGAAGAAGAGACTCCGAGTGATCACCCTCGCATCATGTGCGCTCGGGAACGCTACATCGACCCACTCTTGCTCGACAAGATGATCGACTCACTCCGCGTCTGCTGTGACAGCAACGATGTCGAGGGCATGCTCCGACAGGTGCGCAATCTCGTTCCGGAGTTCCGCTCACCAGAAGAAGTCAACCGAGAGGGACGGAACTCGTCACACAGGCGCTGA